The following are from one region of the Actinomyces sp. oral taxon 897 genome:
- a CDS encoding complex I subunit 4 family protein has translation MTDTTVAASFPVLTLMVLLPLAGALVVGAVAPLRRRARALGLVFSVAEFALGVAAACEFDAGQGAAVQLAETRPWIPLIGVSWALGATGLSLAMLLLATFLVPLVLLASWGEVPAHRQGLFTSLVLVLEAFVVVIFTARDLFLFYLCFEAMLVPVYFLIGVFGGAGRRRAALKFLLYSLAGGLVMLVGVIALFVYAHNGTQTYLYSSLAHSMSASPAVSRWIFLSILAALAVKAPVVPLHTWLPDAAEQATPGTSVLLIGVLDKIGTYGMVAVLLPVFPEASRWAAPAVCVLAVVSIVYGGLAAVGQDHLYRLISYTSVSHFGFMVLGIFVGSRVAAAGAMVYMVAHGLSIAGLYLVTGFMARRTGTVRVSELGGIGRVMPLVAGTFLVSGLSGIALPGLSGFVPEWMVLTGTFSVSTALGVGAVAGVVIAAVYLLLPYQRVFTGAPAAARVGSPDLDGRERLVLVPIIAAMLALGLAPAALVDTLDGIAEQVATVTEGSLQ, from the coding sequence ATGACCGACACCACCGTGGCAGCCTCCTTCCCGGTTCTCACCCTCATGGTGCTCCTGCCCCTGGCCGGGGCGCTGGTCGTGGGGGCCGTGGCCCCCCTGCGCCGCCGGGCCCGCGCCCTGGGGCTCGTGTTCTCCGTGGCCGAGTTCGCCCTGGGCGTGGCCGCCGCCTGCGAGTTCGACGCCGGCCAGGGGGCGGCCGTCCAGCTGGCCGAGACCCGTCCCTGGATCCCGCTCATCGGGGTCTCCTGGGCGCTGGGGGCCACCGGGCTGAGCCTGGCGATGCTGCTCCTGGCGACCTTCCTGGTACCCCTGGTCCTCCTGGCCTCCTGGGGGGAGGTCCCCGCCCACCGGCAGGGCCTGTTCACCAGCCTGGTCCTGGTCCTGGAGGCCTTCGTCGTCGTCATCTTCACCGCCCGCGACCTGTTCCTGTTCTACCTGTGCTTCGAGGCCATGCTCGTCCCGGTGTACTTCCTCATCGGGGTGTTCGGGGGGGCGGGCAGACGTCGTGCCGCCCTGAAGTTCCTCCTGTACTCCCTGGCCGGGGGCCTGGTCATGCTGGTGGGCGTCATAGCCCTGTTCGTCTACGCCCACAACGGCACCCAGACCTACCTCTACTCCAGCCTGGCCCACAGCATGTCAGCCTCACCGGCCGTGAGCCGCTGGATATTCCTGAGCATCCTCGCCGCCCTGGCCGTCAAGGCCCCTGTGGTGCCGTTGCACACCTGGCTTCCCGACGCCGCCGAGCAGGCCACCCCGGGTACCTCCGTGCTGCTCATCGGGGTCCTGGACAAGATCGGCACCTACGGCATGGTCGCCGTCCTGCTGCCCGTCTTCCCGGAGGCGTCCCGGTGGGCGGCTCCCGCCGTCTGCGTCCTGGCGGTGGTCAGCATCGTCTACGGCGGTCTGGCCGCCGTCGGCCAGGACCATCTCTACCGGCTCATCTCCTACACCTCTGTGAGCCACTTCGGATTTATGGTCCTCGGGATATTCGTGGGCAGCCGCGTGGCAGCCGCCGGCGCCATGGTCTACATGGTGGCGCACGGGCTGTCCATCGCCGGTCTCTACCTGGTCACCGGGTTCATGGCCCGGCGTACCGGTACCGTGCGCGTCAGTGAGCTCGGCGGCATAGGGCGGGTCATGCCGCTGGTGGCGGGGACCTTCCTGGTCTCGGGCCTGTCCGGTATCGCCCTGCCCGGGCTGAGCGGCTTCGTCCCCGAGTGGATGGTGCTCACCGGTACCTTCTCCGTCTCCACCGCCCTGGGGGTGGGGGCGGTCGCCGGCGTCGTCATTGCCGCCGTCTACCTTCTGCTGCCCTACCAGCGGGTCTTTACCGGGGCCCCCGCTGCCGCGCGCGTGGGCAGCCCGGACCTGGACGGCCGCGAGAGGCTCGTGCTCGTCCCGATTATCGCCGCCATGCTGGCCCTGGGCCTGGCGCCCGCGGCCCTGGTGGACACGCTCGACGGTATCGCCGAGCAGGTCGCCACCGTCACGGAAGGGAGCCTCCAGTGA
- the nuoN gene encoding NADH-quinone oxidoreductase subunit NuoN, with protein MSFTAPVINWAGLGPVLIILGAGLLGVLVEAFVPRRARQVTQTVLSLLALLASGVVLAVRWVALRDPLLAGRAAVRPSGLGEVEDGLSVVAQGVLLVIGFLALLVMADRTTVGDGAFAAQAADRPGSAEESESTRAGWTTTEVFPLALFCLAGMMLFPAVGDLISLFVTLEMVSLPLYVLAATARHRRLLSQEAALKYLVLGAFASALLLMGAALLYGVAGSVDYATISAAMRQAQGGWMSLAGITLVTVGLLFKVAVVPFHAWSPDVYQGAPTPVTGLMAAGVKATAFLALLRFSLRIGYLVVDDLKPVLWALAVLTMLVGTVVGVVQKDVKRLLAYSAIAHAGYMLIAVTALDQVAVVGLVFYALAYGVATVGAFGVVTLVRTYHGGGVGVAGAAGAEATGLGAYRGLARRSPWLAGAMAVFLLSLAGIPLTAGFMGKFIVFLAGVGAGATWIVVVAVASSVATAFFYMRLIVLMFFHDPEDQDVVVVGSTGLSMAAIGLAALLTVTMGVLPQAVLETLLQAAMLIS; from the coding sequence GTGAGCTTCACCGCCCCGGTCATTAACTGGGCCGGTCTGGGCCCGGTCCTCATTATCCTGGGCGCAGGCCTGTTGGGTGTCCTCGTGGAGGCCTTCGTGCCGCGCCGGGCGCGTCAGGTCACCCAGACCGTCCTGAGCCTGCTGGCACTCCTGGCCTCCGGGGTCGTCCTGGCGGTGCGCTGGGTGGCCCTGCGGGACCCGCTCCTTGCCGGACGCGCTGCTGTGCGCCCCTCCGGCCTGGGGGAGGTGGAGGACGGCCTGTCCGTCGTCGCCCAGGGCGTCCTGCTGGTCATCGGCTTCCTCGCGCTGCTGGTCATGGCCGACCGCACCACCGTCGGTGACGGCGCCTTCGCCGCCCAGGCGGCCGACCGCCCCGGAAGCGCCGAGGAGTCAGAGTCCACCCGCGCCGGGTGGACCACCACGGAGGTCTTCCCCCTGGCGCTCTTCTGCTTGGCGGGCATGATGCTCTTCCCGGCGGTGGGCGACCTCATTAGCCTCTTCGTCACCCTGGAGATGGTCTCCCTGCCCCTGTACGTCCTGGCGGCCACGGCCCGCCACCGTCGTCTGCTGAGCCAGGAGGCGGCCCTGAAGTACCTCGTCCTGGGAGCCTTCGCCTCAGCGCTGCTGCTCATGGGGGCGGCCCTGCTCTACGGCGTCGCCGGGAGCGTGGACTACGCCACGATCAGTGCCGCCATGAGGCAGGCGCAGGGGGGCTGGATGTCCCTGGCCGGTATCACGCTGGTGACGGTCGGCCTGCTGTTCAAGGTGGCGGTAGTGCCCTTCCACGCCTGGAGCCCGGACGTCTACCAGGGGGCGCCCACCCCGGTGACCGGGCTCATGGCCGCGGGGGTCAAGGCCACCGCCTTCCTGGCCCTGCTGCGCTTCTCCCTCAGGATCGGCTACCTGGTGGTGGACGACCTCAAGCCCGTGCTGTGGGCGCTGGCCGTCCTGACCATGCTCGTGGGGACCGTGGTCGGTGTCGTCCAGAAGGACGTCAAGCGCCTGCTGGCCTACTCGGCTATTGCCCACGCGGGCTACATGCTCATTGCCGTCACGGCCCTCGACCAGGTAGCTGTCGTCGGCCTGGTCTTCTACGCCCTGGCTTACGGCGTGGCCACGGTCGGCGCTTTCGGGGTGGTCACCCTGGTACGCACCTACCACGGCGGGGGCGTCGGGGTAGCCGGTGCCGCCGGGGCCGAGGCCACCGGTCTGGGGGCCTACCGGGGCCTGGCACGCCGCAGCCCGTGGCTGGCCGGGGCCATGGCGGTCTTCCTGCTGTCCCTGGCCGGTATCCCGCTCACGGCGGGGTTCATGGGGAAGTTCATAGTCTTCCTGGCGGGTGTGGGCGCCGGGGCCACCTGGATCGTGGTCGTCGCTGTGGCCTCCTCGGTCGCTACCGCCTTCTTCTACATGCGTCTGATCGTGCTCATGTTCTTCCATGACCCCGAGGACCAGGACGTCGTAGTGGTCGGCTCGACCGGCCTGAGCATGGCGGCGATCGGTCTGGCTGCGCTTCTCACGGTCACAATGGGGGTCCTGCCCCAGGCGGTTCTGGAGACCCTCCTCCAGGCCGCTATGCTCATCTCGTGA
- a CDS encoding polyprenyl synthetase family protein yields MTATLTLDAPQIEGRISEALEAVETRLLEVVSSADETINPPTSHLAAAGGKRLRPTLTLLTAQLGDPVLAAGEQVRDAGVAVELTHIATLYHDDVMDEAPLRRGAPSAQTVWGNSAAILTGDVLVARASQLVAALGPEAVLAHARTFERLCMGQLHETLPRPAASDPVEHYIQVLADKTGSLTAVSARYGAMLTRAGAGVEALVQDFGEKIGVAFQLADDVIDLTSDSATTGKTPGTDLREGVETMPVLLLRQALAAGELDAAGQSILSALSTMDLCDDVVLAGVVARLREHPVLARTRQMALSWAREAVAALEGLEEATLAGTRERLTGDSIQAQGAQSALAEAGERARVVRDAMEQFAHLLVDRAA; encoded by the coding sequence GTGACCGCCACGCTGACCCTGGACGCGCCTCAGATCGAAGGTCGGATCTCTGAGGCCCTTGAGGCCGTGGAGACCCGCCTGCTGGAGGTGGTCAGCAGCGCGGACGAGACCATTAACCCGCCCACGTCCCACCTGGCTGCGGCGGGCGGCAAGCGTCTGCGCCCCACCCTGACCCTGCTCACCGCCCAGCTGGGCGACCCGGTGCTGGCTGCTGGTGAGCAGGTGCGCGATGCCGGTGTCGCCGTCGAGCTCACCCACATCGCCACCCTCTACCACGACGACGTCATGGACGAGGCGCCTCTGCGTCGTGGGGCCCCCAGCGCCCAGACGGTGTGGGGCAACTCCGCCGCCATCCTCACCGGCGACGTCCTGGTGGCGCGGGCCTCCCAGCTCGTGGCGGCCCTGGGGCCCGAGGCGGTGCTGGCCCACGCCCGTACCTTTGAGCGCCTGTGCATGGGCCAGCTTCACGAGACCCTGCCCCGTCCGGCCGCCAGCGACCCGGTGGAGCACTACATCCAGGTCCTGGCGGACAAGACCGGTTCCCTGACCGCCGTCTCCGCACGGTACGGCGCCATGCTCACGCGCGCCGGGGCGGGTGTGGAGGCGCTCGTGCAGGACTTCGGGGAGAAGATCGGCGTCGCCTTCCAGCTGGCTGACGACGTCATTGACCTCACCAGTGACTCGGCGACGACCGGCAAGACCCCGGGGACCGACCTGCGTGAGGGGGTGGAGACCATGCCGGTGCTGCTCCTGCGCCAGGCACTGGCCGCCGGAGAGCTCGACGCCGCCGGGCAGTCCATCCTGTCCGCCCTGTCCACCATGGACCTGTGCGACGACGTCGTGCTGGCCGGGGTGGTGGCCCGGTTGCGTGAGCACCCGGTGCTGGCTCGTACCCGTCAGATGGCCCTTAGCTGGGCGCGTGAGGCTGTCGCCGCCCTGGAGGGCCTGGAGGAGGCCACCCTGGCCGGGACACGTGAGCGCCTGACAGGTGACAGCATTCAGGCCCAGGGTGCTCAGAGCGCCCTGGCCGAGGCCGGTGAACGGGCCCGGGTGGTCCGGGACGCCATGGAGCAGTTCGCCCACCTGCTGGTGGACCGGGCAGCCTGA